From the genome of Blautia hydrogenotrophica DSM 10507:
TCCAAGACTTGGACAAACGACCCATGCTGCCCGAATTAAAAGGATATTCAGCAAGAAAAGCAAAAGACTATTGTCCCCCATCCATTTCAGAGCCCTCATCCCGACAAAAGATTCCGGCACTTTTTTCATGAGAGCTCCCAATTCTGCACATCCCAGAAACGCCAAAGGTGCAAATAGCAGCCAATGGCCGCAAAAAATTCCTACGACTTTTCCCTCGTGCAGCAGATAGAGTCCGCCAAACAAAATCCCTCCGACCCACATAGCTATTCGGTCCTTCCAGCCAAACGTCCATTTTTCCTTTATTGCAAAGCCCGTCAGCATTCCCAGCACATACACTGGGAACCTCGTAAATGCGATATTTAACCTGCCAAGCTCAAAGACATTTCCCAAAATTCCCGAGAACAGATAGCTACCCAGGCACAATCCCACAGTCCAAGCCACTCTCCTTCCTGGATTACTCAGCCTCCGGTAAATCCAAGGAGTCACCAAATAGAACAAAAGAATACAGGGAATATACCAATTGAAGGTCCCGTCGCCTCCTGTATAAAAACTAAGAGTCGTCAAATTCAACACCAGCATTTCCCAACCACAGTCTCCTGCAAAAATCATCATCAGACTGTAAATCCCTGCGACTGCAAAATATGCCGGCATAACCGTCACCAGACGCCTTCTCATAAAATTCGCCCAATTTTGATTTTTAGACAGAGAAAATACCATCCCCAGCCCAGACATCAGCATGAAGACGTCCACGCCTACATATCCGCAGCTGATAATCTTTCCGACAAGTGGCCCGCCAAAAGTTGCACGAACAGACTTCATGTGAAAAAGCATAACCAGAAGAATTGCCACTCCCATCAATTGGCTCCGGTATGTACTGATGGAATCCAGATGAAAATTTCTTCTCGAAATGGAATGGACACAGCCTTTTTCTTTGGAAGCCCTCAGCGCAAGAACTGCCATCATCACCCCACTGCCTAACACAGCACACAGCAAGTCCAGGCCCATCTCTATCCCAGAAAACTCTCTAGTTCCCACCACGAAAAAGTAAAGCCTCTCAGAGACGGAACAAAAAACTGCCAACGCCGCACCTCTCACAAACTGCCTCGCATTTTCTCTGGCCAAAATTTTTCCATGCTGCATTTTCTCCTCACACAACAATGCAGTAAAAGACAGTCCCAGGCAGAAATACAATCCTTGTCTGAACCAGCCTCCGGCTTTTATCTGTCCAAGTAAGGGGAACTCCATCCCTTTATAAGGAACATAACCGATCAATAATACTAAAATCAACATGACAGCAATCACATATGGAATCTTGTTCTTTCTCATATTTTTATTCCTTCGTATCCTTTACTATCGTTTACCTCTCTTAAGAGAAAGGATGACATTAATATTTTTCTATTATATCCCATCTTCCGCGATATTTCTACTTCGATTATGTTATGATTAAGTAACAGTGACAAATTTTATTAATCTCCTCTCACTCGCAGGCCGTGAGCAGTCACACGCTTCGCGCTGCACACAAACTGCTATAACCAGCAGTTTGGCACGAGTATGTCTCGAGATTTTTGTACCAAATGTAAAAAAACGCCTCGCAAGATATTGGAGACATGAACTGTAATCAAATTTTTTCTGTCTTTTCGCATCTTTTATGGATGGTCTCCCGTCTAATGTTTGAAACAACCGGTTGCAGTACATCAAAATTTGAAAGGAGGGCGCTCATGGACACATTAATTCGAAAGGCAAAGAGGCAGGATGCCGATGCTTTTTGCCAGTTGATGGAACTGCATATGCAAAGTATGTACAAAGTGGCAAAAGCTTACCTAAAAAATGATGAGGACGTAGCTGACGCCATCCAGGATACGATTCTGACATGTTATGAGAAGCTTCAGACTCTGAGGCAAAACAGATATTTTAAGACATGGATGACCCGAATTCTGATCAACAAATGTAAGGATATCCTTTCTTTTAACCAAAGGCTTCAATCCATGGAATCTCTGCCAGAGACCGCATGCTGTTCTACCGAATATGCAAAAGTGGAGTGGAATGCTTTGTTAGAACCTCTCGACGAAAAATACCGCGTTATTTTGATACTTTACTATATGGATGGCTTCACCATAAGAGATATTGCCGAGATTTTGGATATGAAAGAACCTACAGTAAAGTCAAGACTACAGCGAGGACGAAAACAACTGGCCGATGCCTATCATTCCCCAAAGGAGGAAATTATATGAAATCGAATTTGGAACAAGAATTGCAAAGACAGCTACGACAGGAAATCGAAATTCCTGAATGCATACAAAAAAAATCAAAACAGGCTTATCTGAAAATCAAAAGCGGTCAGATACGCCAAGAAGAAGTCTTAAAAACTCCCTTAGGCTGGATGAAAAAGACTG
Proteins encoded in this window:
- a CDS encoding acyltransferase family protein; protein product: MRKNKIPYVIAVMLILVLLIGYVPYKGMEFPLLGQIKAGGWFRQGLYFCLGLSFTALLCEEKMQHGKILARENARQFVRGAALAVFCSVSERLYFFVVGTREFSGIEMGLDLLCAVLGSGVMMAVLALRASKEKGCVHSISRRNFHLDSISTYRSQLMGVAILLVMLFHMKSVRATFGGPLVGKIISCGYVGVDVFMLMSGLGMVFSLSKNQNWANFMRRRLVTVMPAYFAVAGIYSLMMIFAGDCGWEMLVLNLTTLSFYTGGDGTFNWYIPCILLFYLVTPWIYRRLSNPGRRVAWTVGLCLGSYLFSGILGNVFELGRLNIAFTRFPVYVLGMLTGFAIKEKWTFGWKDRIAMWVGGILFGGLYLLHEGKVVGIFCGHWLLFAPLAFLGCAELGALMKKVPESFVGMRALKWMGDNSLLLFLLNILLIRAAWVVCPSLGWQGIWFRRAVGVGIVIVEILAVAGINRVKKRLLARKKFTKAT
- a CDS encoding RNA polymerase sigma factor, giving the protein MDTLIRKAKRQDADAFCQLMELHMQSMYKVAKAYLKNDEDVADAIQDTILTCYEKLQTLRQNRYFKTWMTRILINKCKDILSFNQRLQSMESLPETACCSTEYAKVEWNALLEPLDEKYRVILILYYMDGFTIRDIAEILDMKEPTVKSRLQRGRKQLADAYHSPKEEII